GCCGGCCAAACAACAGCGGTGCCTAAACGGTGGCGATGCGCCGATGTGAAACGCTCCTCTCCCGTCGTTCCCGCAAGCTGCTAGAATGCCGGAGCAATTCCGGGAAAAAGCGCGTAGCGGTTCTCCGTCCGGAATTACGTGAAGCAAGTATCTATTTACCAAGTTCGGCGACGCTTCCGGATGTTCATCTCGCTCCAGATCAGCAATGTCGACAGGCTGCCTCCGGGCACGGCGGCAAGCTACGCCGTCCGCGACCGCAGCTTCGAGATCGGCCGCGAGAACTGCGACTGGACGCTCGCCGATCCGGACAAATTCATCTCGGGCCGGCATTGCGAGGTCCGCTATCAGGCGGGCGCCTTCTGGCTCTACGACATCTCGCGCAACGGCACCTTCATCAATGGCTCCAGCCAGCGCATGGCCGGGCCGCACCGGCTGGCCCACGGCGACCGGTTGCTGATCGGCCGCTATGTCATTTCGGTTTCGATCGACGAAGAGCGTATCGCCACCGGCCATCCGCAAAGCCGGAGCGGGTCGACGCAACGTGAGCTGCCGCCATCGACAGGCAGGCCGCTGGAATTAGGCAACGAGCCGTTCTTCAGTCCGAAGGAGCAGCGGCCCGGACAAGGATTGCCGGCATCGACGTCCTCGGCGCTGCAGCCGCCGCCGACCCCGGCGGCCCCGGCTGGCCGGCCCGCGGCAGCCGATGCGCTGTTGCGGGATATCGCGAAGGCGGCCGGCATTTCGCCTGACCTGCTTCAGTCGCGCGATCCGCATGAAGTGGCCGCCGAGATCGGCACCGTGCTCAGAACCACGGTCGAGCAATTGTCCCTGCTGCTCAAGGCGCGCGCGGCGGCCAAGGTGCTGGCCAAGAGCACGCATCGCACGATGATCGGCGCCGAGGACAACAACCCGCTGAAATTCGTTCCCGGCACGGACGACATACTGGAGATCATGTTCGCGAAACGCAGGGCCGGCTACCTGGACGCCGCGCACAGTGTCGAGGACGCCTTTCGGGACCTCAAGGCGCACGAATTCGCCACCTATGCCGCCATGCAGTCCGCGCTTTCCAGGCTGCTCGACGACCTGTCGCCGGAGGCGATCGCCAGGAAACTGCCGCCGGCCTCCTTTTCATCCAAGAAGAGCCAGGCATGGGACGCCCTCGTCGCCACCTGGCGGACCATGGAGGAGAAGCATGAAAACGGCATGCTCGACGTCTTCCTCGCCTATTTCAGCGAAGCCTACGCCAAGGCTGGCAAGCAGAAGTAACGAACCCGGTGTTATGTGAGCGGTCTCACAGAAGAAACCGCTGCTTTGCGCATCCTGCTCTCCGATTTCA
The window above is part of the Mesorhizobium sp. WSM4904 genome. Proteins encoded here:
- the tagH gene encoding type VI secretion system-associated FHA domain protein TagH, coding for MFISLQISNVDRLPPGTAASYAVRDRSFEIGRENCDWTLADPDKFISGRHCEVRYQAGAFWLYDISRNGTFINGSSQRMAGPHRLAHGDRLLIGRYVISVSIDEERIATGHPQSRSGSTQRELPPSTGRPLELGNEPFFSPKEQRPGQGLPASTSSALQPPPTPAAPAGRPAAADALLRDIAKAAGISPDLLQSRDPHEVAAEIGTVLRTTVEQLSLLLKARAAAKVLAKSTHRTMIGAEDNNPLKFVPGTDDILEIMFAKRRAGYLDAAHSVEDAFRDLKAHEFATYAAMQSALSRLLDDLSPEAIARKLPPASFSSKKSQAWDALVATWRTMEEKHENGMLDVFLAYFSEAYAKAGKQK